Proteins found in one Phocoena sinus isolate mPhoSin1 chromosome 5, mPhoSin1.pri, whole genome shotgun sequence genomic segment:
- the NDUFC1 gene encoding NADH dehydrogenase [ubiquinone] 1 subunit C1, mitochondrial produces MALSALLRPFSKLLAPARLPSGSSARSKFYIREPPQGRPDWLKVGLTLGTSVFLWIYLIKQHNEDVLEYERRNGLE; encoded by the exons ATGGCGCTGTCCGCGTTGTTGCGCCCTTTCTCCAAGCTGCTGGCCCCGGCCAGGCTCCCGAGCGGCT CTTCAGCGCGGTCAAAGTTCTATATTCGGGAACCGCCACAAGGCAGACCTGACTGGCTGAAGGTTGGACTGACCTTGGGCACCTCCGTTTTCTTGTGGATCTAT CTCATAAAACAACATAATGAAGATGTTTTAGAGTATGAAAGAAGAAATGGGTTGGAATAA
- the MGARP gene encoding protein MGARP isoform X1, which translates to MYLLRAVSKTLALPLRASPGPAPLRKDASLRWMSSNKFPGSSGSNMIYYLVVGVTVSAGGYYTYKRITSEKAKHSDHITNLKEKTKAELHPLPGEKENLVGAEEASSEAPEVPLVEALVVDAAELPSATVAVIKEASPCPDNVEAAAEETTAAGAETGSEATDAGMGETAEVSTETTSEVTSAVRDEAVAIHSDKGTTENESCGEYAELEENSPVESDSSAGADLQEEASVCSEAASAQG; encoded by the exons ATGTACCTCCTCAGGGCGGTCTCCAAGACCCTGGCGCTGCCTCTGCGGGCGTCCCCAGGCCCCGCGCCGCTCCGGAAGGACG CATCTCTTCGCTGGATGTCATCTAACAAATTCCCTGGATCATCTGGATCAAATATGATCTATTATCTGGTTGTAGGTGTCACAGTCAGTGCTGGTGGATATTAT ACTTACAAGAGAATCACCTCAGAGAAAGCCAAACACAGCGATCATATAacgaatttgaaagaaaaaaccaaaGCAGAGTTACATCCACTTCCAG gtgaaaaaGAGAACCTTGTGGGTGCCGAGGAAGCCAGTTCAGAAGCCCCCGAAGTACCTTTAGTGGAAGCTCTGGTGGTGGATGCTGCAGAGCTTCCCAGTGCTACAGTTGCAGTCATCAAAGAGGCTTCCCCCTGTCCAGACAACGTGGAGGCTGCTGCCGAGGAGACCACTGCCGCTGGTGCTGAAACTGGGTCAGAGGCGACAGATGCGGGGATGGGAGAAACCGCAGAGGTCAGCACTGAAACCACGTCAGAGGTTACCAGCGCAGTTCGGGATGAAGCTGTTGCCATCCATAGTGATAAAGGTACAACCGAGAACGAAAGCTGTGGTGAATATGCTGAACTGGAAGAAAATTCTCCAGTTGAGTCAGACTCCTCTGCTGGGGCTGATTTACAGGAAGAAGCCAGTGTTTGTTCTGAGGCCGCCTCAGCCCAAGGCTAA
- the MGARP gene encoding protein MGARP isoform X2, translating to MSSNKFPGSSGSNMIYYLVVGVTVSAGGYYTYKRITSEKAKHSDHITNLKEKTKAELHPLPGEKENLVGAEEASSEAPEVPLVEALVVDAAELPSATVAVIKEASPCPDNVEAAAEETTAAGAETGSEATDAGMGETAEVSTETTSEVTSAVRDEAVAIHSDKGTTENESCGEYAELEENSPVESDSSAGADLQEEASVCSEAASAQG from the exons ATGTCATCTAACAAATTCCCTGGATCATCTGGATCAAATATGATCTATTATCTGGTTGTAGGTGTCACAGTCAGTGCTGGTGGATATTAT ACTTACAAGAGAATCACCTCAGAGAAAGCCAAACACAGCGATCATATAacgaatttgaaagaaaaaaccaaaGCAGAGTTACATCCACTTCCAG gtgaaaaaGAGAACCTTGTGGGTGCCGAGGAAGCCAGTTCAGAAGCCCCCGAAGTACCTTTAGTGGAAGCTCTGGTGGTGGATGCTGCAGAGCTTCCCAGTGCTACAGTTGCAGTCATCAAAGAGGCTTCCCCCTGTCCAGACAACGTGGAGGCTGCTGCCGAGGAGACCACTGCCGCTGGTGCTGAAACTGGGTCAGAGGCGACAGATGCGGGGATGGGAGAAACCGCAGAGGTCAGCACTGAAACCACGTCAGAGGTTACCAGCGCAGTTCGGGATGAAGCTGTTGCCATCCATAGTGATAAAGGTACAACCGAGAACGAAAGCTGTGGTGAATATGCTGAACTGGAAGAAAATTCTCCAGTTGAGTCAGACTCCTCTGCTGGGGCTGATTTACAGGAAGAAGCCAGTGTTTGTTCTGAGGCCGCCTCAGCCCAAGGCTAA